The Clostridioides sp. ES-S-0010-02 genome window below encodes:
- the grdB gene encoding glycine reductase complex selenoprotein B, producing MGKLRVVHYINQFFAGIGGEEKADTKPHVAETLPPISLQLDKLLGEDIEVVGTVVCGDSYFNENIDSASEEVLAMIKGFEPQLFIAGPAFNAGRYGVAAGTITKVVKDALSIPALTGMYIENPGADMFKKDVYVVETSDSAAGMRKALPKIAKLAIKLAKGEEIGTPKEEGYIARGIRVNYFHEDRGSKRAVDMLIKKIKGESFETEYPMPNFDRVDPSNPVKDLSKCKIALVTSGGIVPKGNPDRIESSSASKYGTYSLAGVMDLTEETYETAHGGYDPVYANLDADRVLPVDVLRDLEKEGVIGKLHETFYTTVGNGTSVANSKKYASEIGAALVADGVDAVILTSTUGTCTRCGATMVKEIEKTGLPVVHMCTVVPISLTVGANRIVPTIAIPHPLGNPALDPTEEKALRRGLVEKALNALTTEVDGQTVFEK from the coding sequence ATGGGAAAACTAAGAGTAGTACATTATATTAATCAGTTCTTTGCTGGTATAGGTGGAGAAGAAAAAGCTGATACTAAGCCACATGTGGCAGAAACTTTACCTCCAATAAGTTTACAACTTGATAAATTATTAGGTGAAGATATTGAAGTAGTTGGTACAGTAGTGTGCGGAGACAGTTATTTCAATGAAAATATAGATAGCGCAAGTGAAGAAGTTTTAGCAATGATAAAAGGTTTTGAACCACAACTTTTTATAGCTGGGCCTGCCTTTAATGCTGGTAGATATGGGGTTGCTGCTGGAACAATAACTAAAGTTGTAAAAGATGCTTTAAGTATACCAGCTTTAACAGGTATGTACATTGAAAATCCAGGTGCAGATATGTTCAAAAAGGATGTTTATGTAGTAGAAACTTCTGATTCTGCAGCAGGTATGAGAAAAGCACTTCCTAAGATAGCTAAACTTGCAATAAAACTTGCTAAAGGTGAAGAAATTGGAACTCCTAAAGAAGAAGGATACATAGCTAGAGGAATAAGAGTTAACTACTTCCATGAAGACAGAGGTTCTAAGAGAGCTGTTGACATGTTAATTAAGAAAATAAAAGGCGAGTCATTTGAAACTGAATATCCAATGCCAAATTTTGATAGAGTTGACCCAAGTAATCCTGTAAAAGACTTATCAAAATGCAAAATAGCTTTAGTTACTTCTGGTGGTATAGTTCCTAAAGGAAATCCAGATAGAATAGAATCTTCTTCAGCTTCTAAATATGGAACTTATTCTTTAGCAGGAGTTATGGATTTAACAGAAGAAACTTATGAAACTGCACATGGTGGATATGACCCAGTATATGCAAATTTAGATGCAGATAGAGTATTACCTGTTGATGTTCTTAGAGACTTAGAAAAAGAAGGTGTAATAGGAAAATTACATGAAACTTTCTACACAACTGTAGGTAATGGTACATCTGTTGCAAACTCTAAAAAATATGCTTCTGAAATTGGAGCAGCGTTGGTAGCTGATGGTGTAGATGCAGTAATCTTAACTTCTACATGAGGTACTTGTACTCGTTGCGGTGCAACGATGGTAAAAGAAATAGAAAAAACTGGACTTCCAGTAGTTCATATGTGTACAGTAGTACCTATTTCGTTAACAGTAGGGGCTAACAGAATAGTTCCAACTATAGCAATACCTCATCCACTTGGAAATCCAGCACTTGACCCTACAGAAGAAAAAGCCCTAAGAAGAGGCCTTGTAGAAAAAGCATTAAACGCTTTAACTACAGAAGTAGATGGTCAAACAGTATTTGAAAAATAA
- a CDS encoding ketoacyl-ACP synthase III family protein, with product MTYPVLKGAGYVLIHTPDMIVQNGSTCTVERATNPDSEFLQEVGNHIRSYEDVVNYMPNQVYIGNRRPEELRDLPMPWCEQKVEGTRNGKFGEIMPQDEFIALMQISDAFDLVKLSQEFIDEVKPKIENNYPEIAPFVGKLKGDDIEEGKELVATHIAEGLYHDGKFVGYVKRAHDVDVNLNAHTMFENLVVKASGVLSAIQMLRHSKIDPAEIDYVIECSEEACGDINQRGGGNFAKSIAEIAGLQNATGSDTRGFCAAPTHALIQAAALVKSGIHKNVMVVAGGASAKLGMNAKDHVKKGLPVLEDVVGGFAVLVSENDGVNPVIRTDLTGKHTVGTGSSPQAVMTALITSGLDRANLKITDVDVYSVEMQNPDITKPAGAGDVPEANYKMIGALAVKRGDLEKKELKDFVTNKGLPGWAPTQGHIPSGAPYIGFLIDDLTTGDRNRAMIVGKGSLFLGRMTNLFDGVSFIAERNTGVTEETSGISKDEIKKIIAESMKKLALDMLEE from the coding sequence ATGACTTATCCAGTTTTAAAAGGGGCAGGCTATGTACTTATTCATACTCCAGATATGATAGTGCAAAATGGAAGTACTTGTACAGTTGAAAGAGCAACAAATCCAGATTCAGAATTTTTACAAGAAGTAGGTAATCATATAAGAAGTTATGAGGATGTAGTTAACTACATGCCAAATCAAGTTTACATAGGAAACAGAAGACCAGAAGAATTAAGAGATTTGCCAATGCCATGGTGTGAACAAAAAGTTGAGGGAACTAGAAATGGTAAATTTGGTGAAATAATGCCTCAAGATGAGTTTATAGCTTTAATGCAAATAAGTGATGCATTTGACTTAGTAAAGTTATCGCAAGAATTTATTGATGAAGTAAAACCAAAAATCGAAAATAACTACCCTGAAATTGCACCATTTGTAGGAAAATTAAAGGGTGATGATATAGAAGAAGGTAAGGAATTAGTAGCAACACACATAGCAGAAGGATTATACCATGATGGAAAATTCGTTGGCTATGTAAAAAGAGCACATGACGTAGATGTTAACTTAAATGCTCATACAATGTTTGAAAATTTAGTAGTAAAAGCATCTGGAGTTTTATCTGCTATTCAAATGCTAAGACATAGTAAAATAGACCCTGCTGAAATAGATTATGTTATTGAGTGTTCAGAAGAAGCTTGTGGAGATATAAACCAAAGAGGTGGAGGAAACTTTGCTAAATCAATAGCTGAAATAGCTGGACTTCAAAACGCAACTGGTTCTGATACAAGAGGATTTTGTGCAGCACCAACACATGCATTAATTCAAGCTGCAGCTTTAGTAAAATCTGGGATACACAAAAATGTAATGGTAGTAGCAGGTGGAGCAAGTGCTAAACTTGGAATGAATGCTAAAGACCATGTTAAAAAAGGCCTTCCTGTACTTGAAGATGTTGTTGGAGGATTTGCAGTACTTGTATCTGAAAATGATGGTGTAAACCCAGTTATAAGAACTGATTTAACAGGTAAGCATACAGTGGGAACTGGTTCTTCACCTCAAGCAGTTATGACAGCACTTATAACTTCAGGTCTTGATAGAGCTAATTTAAAAATAACAGATGTTGATGTATATTCAGTTGAAATGCAAAATCCAGATATAACTAAGCCAGCAGGAGCAGGAGATGTTCCAGAAGCAAACTACAAAATGATAGGTGCACTTGCTGTTAAGCGTGGAGACTTAGAGAAGAAAGAATTAAAAGATTTTGTGACTAATAAAGGATTACCAGGATGGGCACCAACTCAAGGACATATACCATCAGGAGCTCCTTATATAGGATTTTTAATAGATGATTTAACTACAGGAGATAGAAATAGAGCTATGATAGTTGGAAAAGGTAGTTTATTCTTAGGAAGAATGACTAATTTATTTGATGGAGTATCTTTTATAGCTGAAAGAAATACAGGTGTTACTGAAGAGACTTCAGGAATATCTAAAGATGAAATTAAGAAGATAATAGCTGAATCTATGAAAAAACTAGCATTAGATATGTTAGAAGAATAG
- a CDS encoding glycine reductase: MSKKVIADVFLEVANAIESGEFGKKIRIGVTTLGSEHGVENMVNGAHLAKSNLFDIVLIGPKVETDLEVVEVNDEKEMHGKMEELLDSGYIDACVTMHYNFPIGVSTVGRVITPAKGKEMILATTTGTSATNRIEAMVRNAIYGIATAKSMGNKHPKVGILNVDGARQVEKCLKELKDNGYDIEFADSIRADGGCVMRGNDLLVGAPDVMVTDTLSGNIFMKVFSSYTTGGDYEAQGFGYGPGVGEDYDRRVLIVSRASGSPVVANALKYAYDVVKGEINNIARSEFTKVKSAKFDDIIVSLTKKEVKAEKVEVKMPDKEVVTRQIAGVDIMDLEDAVSELWKNGIYAESGMGCTGPIVLVNDAKGDLAVETLIKAGYTAK; this comes from the coding sequence ATGTCAAAAAAAGTAATCGCAGATGTATTCTTAGAAGTAGCTAATGCAATAGAAAGCGGCGAATTTGGCAAAAAAATAAGAATTGGTGTGACTACACTTGGAAGTGAACATGGTGTAGAGAACATGGTTAATGGTGCACACTTAGCAAAATCTAACTTATTTGATATAGTACTTATTGGTCCAAAAGTGGAAACTGACCTTGAAGTAGTTGAAGTTAATGATGAAAAAGAAATGCATGGAAAAATGGAAGAATTATTAGATTCAGGATATATAGATGCTTGTGTTACTATGCATTATAATTTTCCAATAGGAGTATCTACAGTAGGTAGAGTAATAACTCCAGCAAAAGGAAAAGAAATGATACTTGCAACAACAACAGGAACAAGTGCTACTAATAGAATAGAAGCAATGGTAAGAAATGCTATTTATGGTATTGCTACAGCTAAATCAATGGGAAATAAACATCCAAAAGTTGGAATACTTAATGTTGATGGAGCTAGACAAGTTGAAAAATGTTTAAAAGAGTTAAAAGATAATGGATATGATATAGAATTTGCAGATTCAATTAGAGCAGATGGTGGATGTGTTATGAGAGGTAATGATTTACTTGTAGGTGCACCTGATGTTATGGTTACTGATACATTATCTGGAAATATATTTATGAAAGTATTTTCTTCATATACTACAGGTGGAGACTATGAAGCTCAAGGCTTTGGGTATGGTCCTGGAGTAGGAGAAGACTATGATAGAAGAGTACTCATAGTATCAAGAGCATCAGGTTCTCCAGTAGTAGCTAATGCATTAAAATATGCTTATGATGTTGTAAAAGGAGAAATAAATAATATTGCAAGAAGTGAATTTACAAAAGTTAAAAGTGCAAAATTTGATGATATTATAGTTTCTCTTACTAAAAAAGAAGTTAAAGCTGAAAAAGTAGAAGTTAAAATGCCAGATAAAGAGGTTGTTACTCGTCAAATAGCTGGTGTTGATATAATGGACTTAGAAGATGCAGTATCTGAATTATGGAAAAATGGAATCTATGCTGAAAGTGGTATGGGTTGTACAGGGCCAATAGTTCTTGTAAATGATGCTAAAGGTGATTTAGCTGTTGAAACTTTAATCAAGGCTGGATACACTGCAAAATAA
- a CDS encoding aminopeptidase P family protein has translation MSKVEKVVELLEAKGLDALYLTKKTNVNYISGFPDEEAYAVICKDGNFLVTDSRYMELAENVCKGFEVINWHNFDRSVAKAVKSVCDKVCIKKLGFESTNIIFDKYEELKNLVEQDGGELIPTENIVETLRYVKDEEEIKNTRKACEIADKALEELVPHIKAGVTEIELATKLEYFMKMNGAQNIGFETILISGAKTSLLHGKPSDKVIENGDFVLVDYGAMYNGYISDTTRTFIVGEASEKQLEIYNLVKEAQDVGVENMKAGVHATIPDAEIRKVVKKYEDYYYQGIGHGVGRDVHEEPFIGNYGDKTIEEGCIITMEPGIYFPGWGGVRIEDTVLITKNGPERLTKFPKDLMILDK, from the coding sequence ATGAGTAAAGTAGAAAAAGTAGTAGAATTGTTAGAAGCTAAAGGACTTGATGCATTATACTTAACAAAAAAAACAAATGTAAATTACATAAGTGGCTTTCCTGATGAAGAAGCATATGCAGTTATTTGTAAAGATGGAAATTTTTTAGTTACTGATAGTAGATATATGGAGCTTGCTGAAAATGTTTGCAAAGGTTTTGAAGTTATAAACTGGCATAATTTTGATAGAAGTGTGGCAAAAGCTGTAAAAAGTGTGTGTGATAAAGTATGTATAAAAAAGCTTGGATTTGAAAGCACAAATATAATATTTGATAAATATGAAGAACTTAAAAATTTAGTTGAACAAGATGGAGGGGAATTGATACCTACAGAAAATATTGTAGAGACTCTTAGATATGTAAAGGATGAAGAAGAAATTAAAAATACAAGAAAAGCTTGTGAAATAGCTGATAAAGCATTAGAAGAGTTAGTTCCACATATAAAAGCTGGAGTTACTGAAATAGAATTAGCTACAAAACTAGAATATTTTATGAAAATGAATGGAGCTCAAAATATAGGATTTGAAACTATATTGATATCAGGAGCAAAAACTTCATTGCTTCATGGTAAACCAAGTGACAAGGTTATAGAAAATGGTGACTTTGTACTTGTAGATTATGGAGCTATGTACAATGGATATATTTCTGATACAACTAGAACTTTTATAGTTGGAGAAGCATCTGAAAAACAATTAGAGATTTATAATTTAGTTAAAGAAGCACAAGATGTTGGCGTTGAAAACATGAAGGCTGGTGTACATGCTACAATTCCAGATGCAGAAATAAGAAAAGTTGTTAAGAAATATGAAGATTACTATTATCAAGGGATAGGACATGGGGTTGGAAGAGATGTTCATGAAGAACCTTTTATTGGTAATTATGGTGATAAAACAATAGAAGAAGGATGTATAATAACAATGGAACCAGGTATTTATTTCCCAGGATGGGGAGGAGTTAGAATAGAAGATACTGTTTTAATTACAAAAAATGGACCTGAAAGATTAACTAAATTCCCTAAAGATTTGATGATTTTAGACAAATAA
- a CDS encoding LysR family transcriptional regulator, whose protein sequence is MNINYLYYFQTVCKYKNMTKAAESIHISQPSITLAIKELEKELGFELFFRIGNKIDLTPEGKIFLDKAINFTRQFEDFQSDALDLGKKRKASLKIGIPTVLGTFLLSKILPRFNVIYPDIELKIFEVPTFVGAKMIEESTLDFCIGIIDSDIYDDIDSKTIYKTELYLVTNPKNELAKQSIISNYMLKNIPFVILSEGSYHYKIITKRLEKVKPNIILHSNQLSTIRYLLENDLASTILYKEIFQNTENLCSIPLERAITANIGVLWRKHQYISHSMKLFIEYMASIHIN, encoded by the coding sequence ATGAACATAAATTATCTATATTATTTCCAAACTGTTTGTAAATATAAAAACATGACTAAAGCAGCAGAAAGTATTCATATTTCTCAACCATCTATAACCTTAGCTATTAAAGAATTGGAAAAGGAACTCGGTTTTGAACTTTTTTTTAGAATAGGTAATAAAATAGATTTAACTCCTGAAGGTAAGATTTTCTTAGATAAGGCAATAAATTTCACGAGACAATTTGAGGATTTTCAAAGTGATGCACTAGATTTAGGAAAAAAAAGAAAAGCATCTCTAAAAATAGGAATTCCTACAGTTTTAGGTACTTTTTTACTTTCAAAAATACTACCTAGATTTAATGTAATTTATCCAGATATTGAGCTTAAAATTTTTGAAGTCCCAACCTTTGTGGGTGCCAAAATGATTGAAGAATCTACACTTGATTTTTGCATTGGTATAATTGATAGTGATATTTATGATGATATAGATTCAAAAACAATATATAAAACAGAATTATATTTAGTTACAAATCCAAAAAATGAATTAGCAAAACAGTCCATTATTTCAAACTATATGTTGAAAAATATTCCTTTTGTCATACTATCTGAAGGTTCTTATCACTACAAAATTATTACAAAAAGACTTGAGAAGGTTAAACCAAATATAATTTTACACTCAAATCAACTTTCTACTATTCGTTATTTATTAGAAAATGATTTAGCTTCAACGATACTATATAAAGAAATATTCCAGAATACCGAAAATCTCTGTTCAATTCCTTTAGAACGTGCAATTACTGCCAATATTGGTGTTCTTTGGAGAAAACATCAATATATATCTCATAGTATGAAACTTTTTATTGAATATATGGCTTCTATTCATATAAATTAA
- a CDS encoding acetyl-CoA hydrolase/transferase family protein translates to MNNEGVFEELSERLRNKKLCDLIMNADEAAKLINNGMVVGLSGFTPSGYPKAVPLAVSERVKSGEKIKLTVYSGASLGPEVDGAWAEAGIIERRLPYQTNSILRNSINKGDVNYIDMHLSHSTQFLNYKTIPKVDVAIIEALAITENGDIVPTSGIGNSPSFVKSADKVIVEINLAKPMEMEGMADIYITENPPNRKPIEINHPKDRIGTTYIPCGLDKIAGIVITNMQDKTRPLGVVDEASKKISNNIIAFLREEVKSGRLSKNLLPLQSGVGSVANAVLYGLCESEFENLTCYTEVVQDSMLDLIRIGKVTMASTTSVSPSPEGLIKFENDIDFFKDKIILRPQEISNNPEIARRIGVIAMNTAIEVDIYGNVNSTHIMGSKMMNGIGGSGDFARNGAITIFSTESIAKNGDISSIVPMVSHVDHTEHDVMVIVTEQGYADLRGLAPRERAIKIIENCVHPDYKDQLMDYLNRACQNGAKQTPHILDEALSWHSKFMSTGTMKKSETFESAL, encoded by the coding sequence ATGAATAATGAAGGAGTATTTGAAGAATTAAGCGAAAGATTAAGAAATAAAAAGTTATGTGATTTAATTATGAATGCAGATGAAGCTGCTAAACTTATAAATAATGGGATGGTTGTTGGACTTAGTGGATTCACACCTTCAGGTTACCCAAAAGCAGTACCATTAGCGGTTTCAGAAAGGGTAAAAAGTGGAGAGAAGATAAAATTGACTGTATATTCAGGAGCATCTTTAGGACCAGAAGTAGATGGAGCATGGGCAGAAGCAGGAATAATTGAAAGAAGACTTCCTTATCAAACTAATTCAATACTTAGAAACAGTATTAATAAAGGTGATGTCAATTATATAGATATGCATCTAAGTCATTCTACTCAATTTTTAAACTATAAAACTATACCTAAAGTGGATGTAGCGATAATAGAAGCACTTGCCATAACTGAAAATGGAGATATTGTACCAACTAGTGGGATAGGAAATTCACCATCTTTTGTAAAAAGTGCAGACAAAGTAATTGTTGAAATAAATCTGGCAAAACCAATGGAGATGGAAGGTATGGCAGATATATATATTACAGAAAATCCGCCAAACAGGAAACCAATAGAAATAAATCATCCTAAAGATAGAATCGGAACGACATATATACCTTGTGGTTTAGATAAGATTGCAGGAATAGTAATCACTAATATGCAAGATAAAACACGTCCATTGGGTGTTGTAGATGAAGCTTCAAAAAAAATATCAAATAATATTATTGCATTTCTTAGAGAAGAAGTAAAATCAGGTAGATTGTCAAAAAATTTACTTCCTCTTCAATCTGGTGTAGGAAGTGTAGCAAATGCAGTTTTATATGGACTATGTGAATCTGAATTTGAGAATTTAACTTGTTATACAGAGGTTGTGCAGGACTCTATGTTGGACTTAATAAGAATAGGTAAAGTTACAATGGCATCAACTACATCTGTAAGCCCATCACCAGAAGGATTAATAAAATTTGAAAATGATATAGATTTCTTTAAAGATAAGATTATATTGAGACCTCAAGAGATTAGTAACAACCCAGAAATAGCTAGAAGAATTGGTGTAATTGCAATGAATACTGCAATTGAGGTTGATATTTATGGAAATGTAAACTCAACTCATATCATGGGTTCAAAGATGATGAATGGAATCGGTGGTTCTGGTGATTTTGCTAGAAATGGAGCCATAACTATATTTAGTACTGAATCAATTGCAAAAAATGGTGATATATCATCAATAGTACCTATGGTATCTCATGTAGACCACACTGAACATGATGTAATGGTAATTGTAACAGAACAAGGATATGCTGATTTAAGAGGTCTTGCACCTAGAGAAAGAGCTATTAAGATAATAGAAAATTGTGTTCATCCAGATTATAAAGATCAACTTATGGATTACCTAAATAGAGCATGTCAAAATGGAGCAAAACAAACTCCTCATATATTAGACGAAGCTTTATCATGGCATAGTAAATTTATGAGTACAGGTACAATGAAGAAGTCAGAAACTTTTGAAAGTGCATTATAA
- a CDS encoding aldehyde dehydrogenase family protein, which produces MEKAVENFEDLSKEYINGYIERARKAQREFECYTQEQVDKIVKIVGKVVYYNAEYLAKLAVEETGMGVYEDKVAKNKSKAKVIYNNLKDKKSVGIIDIDRETGITKVAKPIGVVAAITPCTNPIVTPMSNAMFALKGRNAIIITPHHKAIGCSTKTVDMINEELEKIGAPENLIQILDQQSRENTRNLISSADVVIATGGMGMVRAAYSSGKPALGVGAGNVQCIIDRDVDIKEAVPKIIAGRIFDNGIICSGEQSVIVAEEMFDKIMDEFESNKGFIVRDNAQKEAFRNAMFVNKSMNKDAVGQSVHSIANIAGVEIPKDTKIIVIEADGPGEEDILAKEKMCPVISAYKYKDFEEGVAIAKANLNVEGKGHSVSIHSNTIKNIEYAGENIEVSRFVINQCCATSAGGSFFNGLAPTNTLGCGSWGNNSISENLDYKHLINISRIAYYMPENEVPTDEELWG; this is translated from the coding sequence ATGGAAAAAGCAGTAGAAAACTTTGAAGATTTAAGCAAAGAATATATTAATGGATACATTGAGAGGGCTAGAAAAGCTCAAAGGGAGTTTGAATGTTATACTCAAGAACAAGTGGATAAAATAGTGAAGATAGTTGGAAAGGTAGTATACTATAACGCCGAATATTTAGCTAAACTTGCAGTAGAAGAAACTGGAATGGGTGTATATGAAGATAAAGTAGCTAAAAATAAAAGTAAAGCGAAAGTTATATATAATAATTTAAAAGATAAGAAATCAGTTGGTATAATTGATATAGATAGAGAAACAGGAATAACAAAAGTAGCTAAACCAATTGGAGTTGTAGCAGCAATAACTCCTTGTACAAATCCAATAGTTACACCTATGAGTAATGCCATGTTTGCATTAAAGGGAAGAAATGCAATTATTATAACACCACATCATAAAGCAATTGGATGTAGTACTAAGACTGTTGATATGATTAATGAAGAATTAGAAAAAATAGGAGCACCAGAAAATCTAATACAAATACTTGACCAACAATCAAGAGAAAATACGAGAAATTTAATTTCATCAGCAGATGTAGTAATTGCTACTGGTGGAATGGGAATGGTAAGAGCTGCATATTCAAGTGGAAAACCAGCTCTTGGTGTAGGAGCAGGAAATGTCCAATGTATTATAGACAGAGATGTAGATATTAAAGAAGCAGTACCTAAAATCATAGCTGGAAGAATATTTGATAATGGTATAATTTGCTCAGGTGAGCAATCAGTGATAGTGGCAGAAGAAATGTTTGATAAAATAATGGATGAATTTGAAAGTAACAAAGGATTTATAGTTAGAGATAATGCACAAAAAGAAGCTTTTAGAAATGCCATGTTTGTGAATAAATCTATGAATAAAGATGCAGTAGGACAATCAGTTCATTCAATCGCAAACATTGCAGGAGTTGAAATACCAAAAGATACAAAAATAATAGTAATAGAAGCAGATGGACCAGGTGAAGAAGACATACTTGCAAAAGAAAAAATGTGTCCAGTTATATCTGCATATAAGTATAAAGACTTTGAAGAAGGAGTAGCTATTGCAAAAGCAAATCTAAATGTAGAAGGAAAAGGACATAGTGTATCTATACATTCAAATACAATTAAGAACATAGAATATGCAGGAGAAAATATAGAAGTATCAAGATTTGTAATTAATCAATGTTGTGCTACAAGTGCTGGAGGAAGCTTCTTTAATGGTCTTGCACCTACAAATACCTTAGGTTGTGGTTCTTGGGGAAATAATAGTATTTCTGAAAATCTTGATTACAAACATTTAATTAATATTTCTAGAATTGCTTATTACATGCCAGAAAATGAAGTACCTACAGATGAAGAACTTTGGGGATAA
- the abfD gene encoding 4-hydroxybutyryl-CoA dehydratase/vinylacetyl-CoA-Delta-isomerase: MALMTGAQYIESLRKLNTKVYMFGEEVKNWVDHPMIRPSINCVAATYDLAHDPEYADLMTVTSNITGEKINRFGHLHQSTDDLIKKVKMQRLCGQKTASCFQRCVGMDAFNAVYSTTFECDKAHGTNYHDNFVKYLTYIQENDLVVDGAMTDPKGDRALSPSAQPDPDMFLHIVERREDGIVVRGAKAHQTGSINSHEHLIMPTISMTEADKDYAVSFAVPSDAEGVFMIYGRQSCDTRKLEEGADVDLGNKEFGGQEALVVFDNVFVPNDRIFLCGEWDFSGMLVERFAGYHRQSYGGCKVGVGDVIIGAAALAADYNGANKASHIKDKLIEMTHLNESLYCCGIACSSEGHKTEAGNYQIDLLLANVCKQNVTRFPYEIVRLAEDIAGGLMVTMPSEKDFKSDLKVGTSGMTIGEVCNKYFKASSVASTEERMRILRFLENICLGSSAVGYRTESMHGAGSPQAQRIMISRQGNINQKKELAKTIAGIKKEKALNL, encoded by the coding sequence ATGGCATTAATGACAGGAGCTCAATATATTGAAAGTTTGAGAAAATTAAATACTAAAGTTTATATGTTTGGTGAAGAGGTTAAAAATTGGGTTGACCATCCAATGATTAGACCATCTATAAATTGTGTAGCAGCTACTTATGATTTGGCACATGACCCAGAATATGCAGATTTAATGACAGTTACTTCAAATATTACAGGAGAAAAAATAAATAGATTTGGTCATCTTCATCAAAGTACTGATGATTTGATAAAAAAAGTTAAAATGCAAAGACTATGTGGCCAAAAAACAGCTTCTTGTTTCCAAAGATGTGTAGGTATGGATGCTTTTAATGCGGTATATTCAACAACATTTGAGTGCGACAAAGCGCATGGAACTAATTATCATGATAATTTTGTAAAATACTTAACTTATATACAAGAAAACGATTTAGTAGTTGATGGAGCTATGACTGACCCTAAGGGAGATAGAGCATTATCACCTAGTGCTCAACCTGACCCAGATATGTTCCTTCACATAGTTGAAAGAAGAGAAGATGGAATAGTGGTAAGAGGAGCAAAAGCACATCAAACTGGTTCAATAAATTCACATGAACATCTTATAATGCCTACTATAAGCATGACTGAAGCAGATAAAGACTATGCTGTATCATTTGCAGTTCCTTCAGATGCTGAAGGTGTGTTTATGATTTATGGAAGACAATCTTGTGATACTAGAAAATTAGAAGAGGGAGCAGATGTTGACTTAGGAAATAAAGAGTTTGGAGGTCAAGAAGCTCTAGTAGTATTTGATAATGTATTTGTTCCAAATGATAGAATCTTCTTATGCGGAGAGTGGGATTTCTCTGGTATGTTGGTAGAAAGATTTGCTGGATATCATAGACAAAGTTATGGTGGATGTAAAGTTGGAGTAGGTGATGTAATAATAGGAGCAGCAGCTTTAGCAGCTGATTACAATGGAGCAAACAAAGCTTCTCATATAAAAGATAAATTAATAGAAATGACTCACCTTAATGAAAGCTTATATTGTTGTGGTATAGCATGTTCATCAGAAGGACATAAGACAGAGGCTGGAAACTATCAAATAGATTTACTTCTTGCAAATGTATGTAAACAAAATGTAACTAGATTCCCTTATGAAATAGTGAGACTTGCAGAAGATATAGCTGGTGGGCTTATGGTTACTATGCCTTCAGAAAAAGACTTCAAGTCAGATTTAAAAGTTGGAACAAGTGGAATGACAATAGGTGAAGTATGTAATAAATATTTTAAAGCTTCTTCAGTAGCTTCAACAGAAGAAAGAATGAGAATATTAAGATTCTTAGAAAATATATGTCTTGGCTCATCTGCTGTTGGTTATAGAACTGAGTCAATGCATGGAGCAGGTTCACCACAGGCACAAAGAATAATGATTTCAAGACAAGGAAATATAAATCAGAAGAAAGAATTAGCTAAGACAATTGCAGGAATAAAAAAAGAAAAAGCTCTAAATTTATAA